A DNA window from Christiangramia salexigens contains the following coding sequences:
- a CDS encoding TIGR04282 family arsenosugar biosynthesis glycosyltransferase, translated as MDKTQNKKNLLMIFTKNPVAGKVKTRLAKDLGNEKALKIYEFLLDHSAEITKDLDVDKQVFYSESVIEQDVWGADFSKKKQRGKDLGERMYNAFREGFEDGYEQIIIIGSDLYQLNSLDLEKAFDELDSNEFVVGPAEDGGYYLLGMKTLNSEIFKNKEWGTSSVLKDTLNDIQTKQIKMLETRNDVDVLDDIKDHPAFQKFIA; from the coding sequence GTGGATAAAACCCAAAATAAGAAGAACCTATTAATGATCTTCACCAAGAATCCTGTAGCAGGTAAAGTGAAGACCAGGTTAGCTAAAGATCTCGGAAATGAAAAAGCCCTAAAGATCTATGAATTTTTGCTGGATCATTCCGCTGAGATCACCAAAGATCTTGATGTTGATAAACAGGTTTTTTATTCGGAATCTGTAATTGAGCAGGATGTCTGGGGAGCAGATTTTAGCAAGAAAAAGCAAAGGGGCAAAGATCTTGGAGAACGTATGTATAACGCATTTCGTGAAGGTTTTGAAGATGGCTACGAACAGATCATTATTATTGGGAGCGACCTTTATCAATTAAACAGCTTAGATTTAGAAAAGGCCTTTGATGAGCTGGACTCCAATGAATTTGTAGTTGGCCCGGCCGAAGATGGTGGTTACTATTTATTAGGAATGAAAACCTTAAACTCTGAAATATTTAAAAATAAAGAATGGGGAACCTCAAGCGTTTTGAAGGATACACTTAACGATATCCAAACCAAACAGATCAAAATGCTGGAGACCCGTAACGATGTTGATGTTTTGGATGATATTAAAGATCATCCTGCATTTCAAAAATTTATTGCATAA
- a CDS encoding rhodanese-like domain-containing protein, with protein sequence MKNVLIGFLLVFITTSLSAQNGLDEVISKYNKGLVPYVSVEELKMMSMKEDILIADAREPEEFDISHLPEAEFVGYSDFSIGKFLKHHEDKTRAIVVYCSLGIRSEDIANKIRNAGYSKVYNLYGGIFEWKNKGYDVFTDGKPTDSVHTYSSNWSNWLINGEKIY encoded by the coding sequence ATGAAGAATGTTTTAATTGGTTTTTTACTCGTATTTATTACTACTTCCCTTTCCGCTCAAAATGGTTTGGATGAGGTTATAAGCAAGTATAATAAGGGATTGGTGCCTTATGTTTCGGTTGAAGAATTGAAGATGATGAGTATGAAGGAGGATATCCTGATCGCCGATGCAAGGGAGCCTGAAGAATTCGATATAAGTCATCTGCCTGAAGCCGAGTTCGTGGGTTATTCTGATTTTTCTATCGGAAAATTTTTGAAACACCATGAAGATAAGACTCGGGCTATTGTGGTCTACTGTTCACTGGGAATTCGTTCAGAAGATATTGCAAATAAAATAAGGAATGCCGGTTACTCTAAGGTTTACAATCTGTACGGAGGAATTTTTGAATGGAAAAATAAAGGCTATGATGTCTTTACTGATGGGAAACCAACCGATTCTGTTCATACATATTCCAGTAACTGGTCTAATTGGCTGATTAACGGCGAAAAAATATATTAA
- the arsS gene encoding arsenosugar biosynthesis radical SAM (seleno)protein ArsS (Some members of this family are selenoproteins.), with protein sequence MSVKSLKARKDDLSSPENQLKFLSNGIFNEGELPYFKDKIAETGHFPLKPKKLEILQLNLGYMCNQVCSHCHVDAGPDRKEIMTVETMEQCLEVIKNTGAHTLDLTGGAPEMNPNFRWFVEEASKAGIKDFIVRSNLTIILANKKYHDLPEFFKKHNVHVVSSLPFYKREKTDKQRGSGVFDKSIKALQMLNEVGYAQEGSDLKLDLVYNPSGAFLPTNQEAMEHDFKVALKEDFNIDFNNLFAITNLPISRFLEFLIASENYEDYMYALVEAYNPAAVENVMCTNTISISWDGWLYDCDFNQMLDLKVNSKVKHISEYNEDILNDRNIIISQHCYGCTAGAGSSCQGSLSE encoded by the coding sequence ATGTCTGTAAAATCTCTTAAAGCTCGAAAAGACGATCTTTCAAGTCCTGAAAATCAACTCAAGTTCCTGAGCAACGGAATTTTTAATGAAGGTGAATTACCGTATTTTAAAGATAAAATCGCAGAAACCGGCCACTTTCCGCTGAAACCTAAGAAACTGGAAATACTTCAGTTAAACCTGGGTTATATGTGTAATCAGGTTTGTTCTCATTGTCATGTAGATGCGGGGCCAGACAGAAAAGAGATCATGACTGTGGAGACCATGGAGCAGTGTCTTGAAGTGATAAAAAATACTGGTGCACATACTCTTGATCTTACAGGAGGTGCTCCAGAGATGAATCCAAATTTCAGGTGGTTCGTAGAGGAAGCTTCAAAAGCTGGGATTAAGGACTTCATTGTACGATCTAATCTTACGATCATCCTTGCCAATAAAAAATATCATGACCTGCCTGAATTCTTTAAAAAGCATAATGTTCATGTGGTTTCTTCGCTTCCTTTTTACAAGCGGGAGAAAACCGATAAACAACGTGGTAGCGGGGTTTTCGATAAATCTATAAAAGCCTTGCAGATGCTTAATGAAGTTGGATATGCACAGGAAGGTAGCGACCTTAAACTGGATCTGGTCTATAATCCTTCCGGAGCATTTTTGCCTACCAATCAGGAGGCTATGGAACATGATTTTAAGGTAGCTTTAAAAGAAGATTTCAATATAGACTTTAATAACCTGTTTGCGATCACCAATCTGCCAATAAGCCGTTTCCTTGAATTCCTTATTGCTTCAGAGAACTACGAGGATTATATGTATGCTCTTGTAGAAGCTTACAATCCGGCCGCTGTGGAGAATGTAATGTGTACAAATACGATATCCATAAGTTGGGATGGCTGGTTGTACGACTGTGACTTCAACCAGATGCTGGATCTTAAGGTTAACAGTAAGGTGAAACATATTAGTGAATACAATGAGGATATTTTAAATGACCGAAATATCATAATTTCCCAACATTGTTATGGTTGTACTGCTGGTGCAGGTAGTAGCTGCCAGGGAAGCCTTTCGGAATAA
- a CDS encoding arsenosugar biosynthesis-associated peroxidase-like protein, with protein sequence MSKNYYDPADLRKFGEITEWSEELGTKFFDYYGKVFEEGALSAREKSLIALAVSHVVKCPYCIDAYTKDGLQRGITKEEMMEAVHAGAAIESGATLVHGVQMMNKYKKLSM encoded by the coding sequence ATGTCTAAAAATTATTACGACCCAGCCGACCTTAGAAAATTTGGTGAAATTACCGAATGGAGTGAAGAATTAGGAACTAAATTTTTTGATTATTACGGGAAGGTTTTCGAAGAAGGAGCTCTTTCTGCCAGGGAAAAGTCACTTATAGCCCTTGCTGTTTCTCATGTAGTTAAGTGTCCGTATTGTATAGATGCATATACTAAAGATGGTTTGCAAAGAGGCATTACGAAAGAAGAGATGATGGAGGCCGTTCATGCAGGTGCTGCCATAGAAAGTGGAGCCACATTGGTGCATGGTGTGCAAATGATGAATAAATATAAGAAGCTTAGTATGTAA
- a CDS encoding helix-turn-helix domain-containing protein, translating to MRIDVKTLPVQEILEDISNSINSGLINQSGEITVKLPEEIGEGYIKGVSFDSGMGYVTYNCKFYEDVEIHFSLNTVHPLKFIFCSEGSVGHSFQKSSKINNIDTYQNIVVSSSNYDGHVLYFKKNVPTHVSSLEIIRSIFSHRSNYDFAHLNPELKDLFKDAVSKKQFFYQGNYSMKAADLMAEINTKEYIGFLRNLFLEAKAMEMLSIQIAQYEDDKNGDHLPKILRKSDIQKVDYVAKRIQGDISTNLTVESLAKEAGTNVNKLQEGFKYLYCLTVNKYMQHIKLEAAKEMLQESDKNISEIVTAIGLNNRSYFSKIFKEKYGVSPKYFSKSRHSDNKVTDES from the coding sequence ATGAGAATAGACGTAAAAACCTTGCCGGTTCAGGAGATACTGGAGGATATATCAAATTCTATCAATTCCGGTTTAATAAACCAAAGTGGTGAAATTACGGTAAAACTTCCTGAAGAAATTGGAGAAGGCTACATTAAAGGCGTAAGTTTTGATTCCGGGATGGGTTATGTAACCTATAACTGCAAATTCTACGAAGATGTAGAAATACATTTTTCCTTAAATACCGTTCATCCTTTAAAGTTCATATTCTGCTCAGAAGGCAGTGTTGGTCATTCTTTTCAAAAAAGCAGTAAGATCAATAATATTGATACTTACCAGAATATAGTGGTAAGTAGCAGCAATTATGATGGCCATGTGCTATATTTTAAAAAGAACGTGCCTACCCATGTATCAAGTCTGGAGATTATCAGATCTATTTTTTCTCATCGTTCCAACTACGATTTTGCGCATCTAAACCCTGAATTAAAAGATCTATTTAAGGACGCTGTGTCTAAAAAACAGTTTTTCTATCAGGGTAATTACAGTATGAAAGCGGCAGATCTAATGGCCGAAATAAATACCAAGGAATACATCGGTTTTCTTCGCAATCTTTTTCTGGAAGCTAAAGCAATGGAAATGCTTAGCATTCAGATCGCTCAATACGAAGATGATAAGAATGGAGATCATCTTCCAAAGATCCTAAGAAAATCAGACATTCAGAAGGTGGATTATGTCGCTAAACGCATACAGGGAGATATAAGTACAAACCTTACAGTTGAAAGCCTTGCCAAGGAAGCAGGCACAAATGTTAACAAGCTTCAAGAAGGCTTTAAATATCTTTACTGTCTTACCGTGAATAAATATATGCAACATATTAAACTGGAAGCAGCAAAGGAAATGCTTCAGGAGTCAGACAAGAACATTTCAGAGATCGTTACGGCTATAGGCTTGAATAACCGAAGTTATTTCTCAAAAATCTTCAAGGAAAAGTATGGGGTGAGCCCAAAGTATTTTTCCAAGTCAAGACATTCCGACAATAAGGTCACAGACGAAAGTTAA
- a CDS encoding SLC13 family permease, which translates to MNPYLRQLILFGGPFLFLIFQLIGCPSGMPLEAYDVLCVTLWMALWWVTEVVPISVTALLPIILFPLTGAVDIETTTAAYGHKYVFLYLGGFMLAVAIEKWDLHKRIALSIIKMIGVNIKYIILGFMLATAFLSMWISNTATSVMMLPIGTAIITQLKDNPGSSKTEIKTLGKALMLSIAYSASIGGIATLIGTPPNLVFAGIVQEIYGIEISFLKWLMLGLPLSVLLLFICWKYLTSKAFKFEHAELPGGKQEINRLVNELGKITAQEKRVLVIFILTALCWISRSYLLQPIFPFLDDTIIAMIAAVLLFIIPSGKPSVKLISWEEAVKIPWGIILLFGGGMALAKGFSDSGLAVWIGQQLTNLENLPLIVLVVVLIASVNFLTEVTSNLATTAMLLPILAPMSLALGLHPYFLMVGATLAASCAFMLPVATPPNAVVFGSGYLRIPDMMKAGIWMNIVSIIILSLIVYYALPLLWDFDPEVIPRKFGN; encoded by the coding sequence ATGAACCCATACCTTAGGCAATTGATCCTTTTTGGAGGACCCTTTCTATTTCTCATTTTCCAATTAATAGGTTGTCCTTCAGGTATGCCGCTTGAGGCTTATGATGTCTTATGTGTCACGCTCTGGATGGCTTTATGGTGGGTTACAGAGGTGGTTCCCATCTCGGTTACTGCTCTTTTACCTATAATACTTTTTCCGCTTACCGGAGCTGTGGATATTGAAACTACAACTGCAGCCTATGGCCATAAATATGTATTTCTTTATCTGGGTGGTTTTATGCTCGCCGTAGCGATCGAGAAATGGGATTTGCACAAGCGTATTGCACTGTCCATTATAAAGATGATAGGTGTCAATATTAAATACATTATTCTGGGTTTTATGTTAGCAACTGCCTTCCTGTCTATGTGGATATCTAATACTGCGACCTCGGTAATGATGCTTCCAATAGGGACTGCGATCATTACTCAATTAAAAGATAATCCGGGAAGCTCTAAGACCGAGATCAAGACCCTGGGTAAGGCTTTAATGCTGTCAATTGCCTATAGTGCTTCCATAGGAGGGATTGCGACTCTAATCGGGACACCGCCTAACCTTGTGTTCGCTGGAATAGTTCAGGAGATCTATGGAATAGAGATAAGCTTTTTAAAATGGCTAATGTTAGGATTACCACTGTCGGTACTTCTTCTTTTTATTTGCTGGAAATATCTTACCTCTAAAGCTTTTAAATTTGAACATGCTGAATTGCCTGGGGGTAAACAGGAGATAAACAGGCTGGTAAACGAGCTGGGTAAAATTACTGCTCAGGAAAAAAGAGTGCTCGTCATTTTTATACTTACCGCTTTGTGCTGGATAAGCAGAAGTTACCTACTGCAACCCATTTTTCCATTTTTGGACGATACCATCATAGCCATGATTGCCGCCGTTCTTTTATTTATAATTCCTTCAGGTAAGCCCAGCGTGAAATTAATTAGCTGGGAAGAAGCCGTGAAAATTCCCTGGGGTATAATCCTGCTTTTTGGAGGAGGAATGGCATTGGCAAAAGGCTTCAGCGATTCCGGACTTGCAGTTTGGATTGGTCAACAATTAACAAATCTTGAAAATCTTCCTTTGATTGTACTTGTGGTGGTGCTAATTGCGTCTGTAAATTTCCTTACCGAGGTGACCTCTAATCTAGCTACTACGGCGATGTTATTGCCAATCCTGGCCCCAATGTCTCTGGCGCTTGGATTACACCCTTATTTTCTTATGGTTGGCGCCACACTTGCTGCCAGTTGTGCTTTTATGCTACCCGTTGCCACACCTCCCAATGCTGTGGTCTTTGGCTCGGGATATCTGCGTATTCCAGATATGATGAAAGCGGGAATATGGATGAATATAGTTTCAATTATCATACTTAGTCTGATAGTATATTATGCCCTTCCGCTACTTTGGGATTTTGATCCTGAAGTGATTCCCCGGAAATTCGGAAACTGA
- the groL gene encoding chaperonin GroEL (60 kDa chaperone family; promotes refolding of misfolded polypeptides especially under stressful conditions; forms two stacked rings of heptamers to form a barrel-shaped 14mer; ends can be capped by GroES; misfolded proteins enter the barrel where they are refolded when GroES binds), translating into MAKDIKFDIKARDGIKRGVDALANAVKVTLGPKGRNVIISKSFGAPTVTKDGVTVAKEIELEDALENMGAQMVKEVASKTNDLAGDGTTTATVLAQAIVKEGLKNVAAGANPMDLKRGIDKAVESLTKDLVKQTKEVGDSSEKIKQVASISANNDDVIGDLIAQAFGKVGKEGVITVEEAKGTETYVDVVEGMQFDRGYLSPYFVTNSEKMTADLEDPYILLFDKKISSMKDLLPVLEPVAQSGKPLLIIAEDVDGEALATLVVNKLRGSLKIAAVKAPGFGDRRKAMLEDIAILTGGTVISEERGFTLENATIDMLGTAEKVAIDKDNTTIVNGSGKNDDIENRVNQIKAQIESTTSDYDKEKLQERLAKLAGGVAVLYVGAASEVEMKEKKDRVDDALHATRAAVEEGIVAGGGVALVRAQAVLSSIKAENDDEATGIQIVSRAIEAPLRTIVENAGGEGSVVINKVLEGKKDFGYDAKTDTYVDMLKAGIIDPKKVTRVALENAASVAGMILTTECALIDIPEDDKGGGGMPGGMGGGMPGMM; encoded by the coding sequence ATGGCAAAAGATATAAAATTTGACATTAAAGCCCGTGACGGTATTAAGCGCGGTGTGGATGCATTAGCCAATGCTGTAAAAGTTACTTTGGGACCAAAAGGTCGTAACGTAATTATTAGTAAGTCATTTGGAGCACCAACTGTTACTAAGGATGGTGTAACCGTGGCAAAAGAGATCGAACTTGAAGATGCTCTTGAGAACATGGGAGCTCAAATGGTTAAGGAAGTGGCTTCAAAAACCAACGACCTTGCCGGTGACGGTACTACTACTGCAACAGTTCTTGCTCAGGCAATCGTTAAGGAAGGACTTAAGAACGTTGCTGCAGGTGCAAACCCAATGGACCTTAAAAGAGGTATAGACAAAGCTGTAGAATCTTTAACTAAAGATCTTGTAAAGCAAACAAAAGAAGTTGGGGATTCTTCAGAAAAGATCAAACAAGTAGCTTCTATTTCTGCCAATAACGATGATGTGATTGGTGATCTAATCGCTCAGGCTTTTGGAAAAGTAGGAAAAGAAGGTGTGATCACCGTAGAAGAAGCTAAGGGTACCGAAACTTACGTTGACGTTGTAGAGGGTATGCAGTTTGACAGAGGATACCTTTCTCCATATTTCGTTACCAATTCAGAGAAGATGACAGCAGATCTTGAAGATCCATATATTCTTCTTTTTGATAAGAAGATTTCTTCAATGAAAGATCTTCTTCCTGTGCTTGAGCCAGTTGCTCAGTCTGGAAAACCATTATTGATCATTGCTGAAGATGTAGACGGAGAAGCTTTGGCAACTCTTGTTGTAAACAAACTTCGTGGATCACTTAAGATTGCAGCTGTAAAAGCTCCAGGATTTGGTGACCGTAGAAAGGCAATGTTAGAGGATATCGCTATCCTAACTGGTGGTACTGTAATTTCTGAAGAAAGAGGATTCACTTTAGAGAATGCAACTATCGATATGTTGGGTACAGCTGAAAAAGTTGCGATAGACAAGGATAATACTACTATCGTTAACGGATCTGGTAAAAACGATGATATCGAGAACAGAGTTAACCAGATCAAAGCTCAGATCGAGTCTACTACTTCAGATTATGATAAAGAAAAACTTCAAGAGCGTCTGGCTAAATTAGCCGGAGGTGTTGCAGTACTTTATGTAGGTGCAGCTTCAGAAGTTGAAATGAAAGAGAAGAAAGACCGTGTAGATGATGCCCTTCATGCAACCAGAGCAGCTGTAGAAGAAGGTATAGTTGCCGGTGGTGGTGTTGCCTTAGTGAGAGCTCAGGCCGTACTAAGCAGCATCAAAGCTGAAAATGATGATGAAGCTACTGGTATTCAAATCGTATCCCGTGCTATTGAAGCTCCATTAAGAACTATCGTGGAGAATGCAGGAGGAGAAGGATCTGTGGTGATCAACAAAGTACTTGAAGGTAAAAAGGACTTTGGATATGATGCCAAAACCGATACTTACGTAGATATGCTTAAGGCTGGTATTATAGATCCTAAGAAAGTAACAAGAGTGGCTCTTGAAAATGCAGCCTCTGTTGCCGGAATGATCCTTACTACAGAATGTGCGTTGATCGACATTCCAGAGGATGATAAAGGTGGCGGTGGAATGCCAGGAGGAATGGGCGGAGGTATGCCCGGAATGATGTAA
- a CDS encoding co-chaperone GroES: protein MGLNIKPLSDRVVIEPVAAENKTASGIIIPETAKEKPQKGNVVAVGKGTKDHEMTVKVGDKVLYGKYAGTELKLDGTDYLIMREDDILAIV from the coding sequence ATGGGACTAAACATTAAACCGCTTTCAGACAGGGTTGTAATTGAACCTGTAGCAGCCGAGAACAAGACTGCCTCTGGAATTATTATTCCTGAAACTGCAAAGGAAAAACCTCAGAAAGGTAATGTAGTAGCTGTTGGTAAAGGAACAAAGGACCACGAAATGACCGTTAAGGTTGGAGACAAAGTACTGTATGGAAAGTATGCTGGAACCGAACTTAAACTAGACGGTACGGATTACCTTATCATGCGGGAAGATGATATACTAGCTATAGTATAA
- the secG gene encoding preprotein translocase subunit SecG, with protein sequence MSTFTIFLALIIIVAFLLVVVIMVQNPKGGGLSSSFGGGGQQMGGVKKTTDFLDKSTWTLATLLLVLILLSNVTILDKPSGTETRVFESDEPVNTEIPSATPAQTETDSAQ encoded by the coding sequence ATGAGCACATTCACTATTTTTTTAGCTTTAATAATTATCGTAGCATTTTTGCTGGTAGTTGTAATTATGGTACAGAATCCTAAAGGAGGCGGGTTATCTTCTTCTTTTGGAGGCGGAGGTCAGCAAATGGGAGGTGTTAAGAAAACAACAGATTTTCTTGACAAAAGTACCTGGACCCTTGCTACACTATTATTAGTACTTATTTTACTTTCTAACGTAACTATTCTGGACAAGCCATCCGGAACTGAAACACGTGTATTTGAAAGTGATGAACCAGTGAATACAGAAATACCTTCTGCAACTCCTGCTCAAACGGAGACTGACAGCGCTCAGTAA
- a CDS encoding LptE family protein: protein MKKLLIFSGLIIFSLMFQACGVYSFTGADTGDAETFQVNFFQNNADLVEPGIDRLFTNSLQDLIQNQTSLSLVNNNGDLVFEGEIIEYYISPMSATAQNTAAQNRLTIAVRVRYYNTLEPEKDFENRFSFYYDYPASTQLVGAKLETALDEIYSRLTQEIFNAALTDW, encoded by the coding sequence ATGAAGAAACTCTTAATATTTTCGGGCCTCATAATTTTCAGTTTAATGTTCCAGGCTTGTGGAGTATATTCCTTTACAGGGGCAGATACCGGAGATGCCGAAACGTTTCAGGTGAATTTCTTTCAGAATAATGCAGATCTTGTAGAGCCGGGAATAGACAGGCTTTTCACAAACTCGCTTCAGGATCTTATTCAGAATCAAACCAGTTTAAGTCTGGTGAATAATAACGGTGACCTTGTATTTGAGGGTGAAATCATAGAATATTATATTTCTCCAATGTCGGCTACTGCTCAAAATACTGCAGCACAAAACCGACTTACCATTGCTGTGAGAGTGAGATACTATAATACGCTGGAACCTGAAAAGGATTTTGAGAATAGATTTTCTTTCTATTATGATTATCCGGCTTCGACTCAGTTGGTGGGTGCTAAGCTGGAAACAGCGCTGGATGAGATCTATAGTCGTCTAACACAGGAAATTTTTAACGCTGCTTTAACCGACTGGTAA
- a CDS encoding sigma-54 interaction domain-containing protein, translating into MESVQAIKQRFGIIGDDPKLNRAIEKAIQVAPTDISVLVTGESGVGKESIPKIVHSLSHRKHGKYIAVNCGAIPEGTIDSELFGHEKGAFTGATQTRSGYFEVADGGTIFLDEVGELPLPTQVRLLRVLENGEFIKVGSSKVQKTNVRIVAATNINMFESIKKERFREDLYYRLSTVEINLPPLRERKDDIHLLFRKFASDFGLKYKMPTIKLEDDAVGLLKKYRWGGNIRQLRNIAEQISVLEQNRVITAEDLEHYLPDVGSNLPAIISEKKKESDFSNEREILYKVLFDMKSDLNDLKKLTLKLMQDGDNQQVQDENESLIQKIYGETGEDIDEADIGDEKLEVLQIPQQNSLGKQEEKDKYYFAEEIEEEETLSLQDKELELIKKSLERHSGKRKAAAEELGISERTLYRKIKQYNL; encoded by the coding sequence ATGGAATCAGTTCAGGCAATTAAACAAAGATTCGGGATCATAGGCGATGATCCAAAGCTTAATCGTGCAATTGAAAAGGCGATCCAGGTAGCCCCAACAGATATTTCGGTTCTCGTAACTGGAGAAAGCGGGGTTGGTAAGGAAAGTATTCCAAAGATTGTTCATTCTTTATCTCATCGAAAGCATGGGAAATATATCGCAGTAAACTGTGGTGCCATTCCTGAAGGCACAATAGATAGTGAGTTATTTGGACATGAAAAAGGTGCATTTACAGGCGCAACACAAACGAGGAGCGGTTATTTTGAAGTTGCCGATGGAGGTACGATTTTCCTGGATGAGGTTGGAGAACTTCCTTTGCCTACTCAGGTTAGGTTACTTAGGGTGCTGGAAAATGGTGAATTCATTAAAGTAGGTTCGTCCAAAGTTCAAAAAACCAATGTAAGGATAGTTGCGGCCACCAACATCAATATGTTTGAGTCCATAAAAAAAGAGCGTTTTAGAGAAGACCTGTATTATAGATTAAGTACCGTGGAAATTAATCTTCCACCGCTTAGGGAAAGAAAGGATGATATTCATTTATTGTTTAGAAAATTCGCATCAGATTTTGGTTTAAAATATAAGATGCCTACTATCAAGCTCGAAGATGATGCTGTAGGATTGCTTAAAAAATACAGATGGGGAGGTAATATTCGCCAGTTAAGAAATATAGCCGAACAAATTTCAGTACTTGAGCAAAATCGGGTTATTACTGCTGAAGATCTGGAGCATTATCTGCCTGATGTGGGTAGTAATTTACCGGCAATAATTTCAGAAAAAAAGAAGGAAAGCGATTTTAGTAATGAACGAGAGATCCTTTACAAGGTGCTTTTTGATATGAAAAGTGATCTTAATGATCTGAAAAAGCTTACTTTAAAGCTGATGCAGGATGGCGATAATCAGCAGGTTCAGGATGAAAATGAAAGTCTGATCCAGAAGATATATGGAGAAACCGGCGAGGACATCGATGAGGCGGATATAGGAGATGAAAAACTCGAAGTTTTACAGATCCCCCAACAAAATTCACTTGGTAAGCAGGAAGAAAAAGATAAATATTACTTTGCCGAAGAAATAGAAGAGGAGGAAACTCTTTCGCTTCAGGACAAAGAGCTGGAGCTTATAAAAAAGTCGCTTGAACGTCATAGTGGAAAGCGAAAGGCTGCAGCCGAAGAACTGGGCATCAGTGAAAGAACGCTTTACAGAAAAATTAAACAATATAATTTATAA